One segment of Paenibacillus sp. FSL R7-0337 DNA contains the following:
- a CDS encoding lipase family protein, translating to MGFGYKPPVFDSKTAIFLSAISYQTYPFFFEGKLVLPKGFKLRFTIRAFADVENPTELVFGFIAESPDQIVVAFRGYASYPADLLASYDIFLIPYPFVRNGGRTSRGFTCLYRSTRNQIIRELNKLATTKKLYVTGHNYGGALATLAALDIAVNTRFKHPFVYTYGSPRIGDPDFVSRFNRTVTHSARIVNVHDSFPTFPARRYLPPFTKKGLIYRHVKTKIPITFQWNDVPRNDSIACYFKNLSRKNPLFAKSLCEDNPGFCPDTSMCFPFEGC from the coding sequence ATGGGTTTCGGATACAAGCCGCCTGTTTTTGACAGCAAAACAGCCATATTTCTCTCAGCGATTAGCTATCAGACGTACCCGTTCTTTTTCGAGGGAAAGCTGGTTTTGCCCAAAGGCTTCAAACTTCGTTTTACGATCCGCGCTTTTGCCGACGTTGAGAATCCTACAGAGCTTGTATTCGGATTTATTGCTGAGTCGCCGGATCAAATCGTTGTTGCGTTCAGAGGATACGCTTCGTATCCGGCAGATCTTCTTGCCTCCTATGATATCTTTTTGATCCCGTATCCATTCGTCCGAAACGGTGGGAGAACGTCGCGCGGCTTTACCTGCCTGTATCGATCAACCCGAAACCAAATCATCCGGGAATTAAATAAGCTTGCCACAACAAAAAAGTTGTATGTTACCGGTCACAACTACGGCGGAGCTTTGGCCACGCTGGCCGCTTTGGATATTGCGGTAAACACCCGATTCAAGCATCCATTCGTCTATACATACGGTAGTCCGCGCATCGGAGACCCTGACTTCGTTTCCCGCTTTAACAGGACGGTCACACACAGTGCGCGAATCGTCAACGTTCATGATTCATTCCCCACTTTCCCCGCCCGAAGGTATCTGCCTCCATTTACAAAGAAAGGTTTAATCTATCGGCATGTAAAAACGAAGATCCCGATCACTTTTCAATGGAACGATGTGCCGCGCAATGACTCAATTGCCTGCTATTTTAAAAACCTGAGCCGCAAAAACCCTCTTTTTGCCAAATCATTATGCGAAGATAATCCGGGATTTTGTCCTGATACCAGCATGTGTTTTCCGTTTGAAGGTTGTTGA